A window from Candidatus Bathyarchaeia archaeon encodes these proteins:
- a CDS encoding nucleoside phosphorylase, whose protein sequence is MMKKRIQPHIMCGVGDVEKYVLLPGDPKRVEKIATFFDEAHKVADYRGFVTYSGKVDGIGISACSTGIGCPSAAIVVEELTKIGAETLIRVGTTGSLQQNINMGDIVIATAAVRADGASKAFMPVEYPAVASFDVTSALIQAAGKFRRKVHAGIVLSSDAFYCDDSEATKQFVVGNVLSVEMESSVIFTLTGMKRLKSGSILAVDCNISKGIKKGEFEPGQKCGEHDDRVQKAIEDEIKITIEAVKLLDRHPLT, encoded by the coding sequence CTCACATAATGTGCGGAGTTGGAGACGTTGAGAAGTATGTTTTGCTTCCGGGAGATCCTAAGAGAGTGGAGAAAATCGCCACGTTTTTCGATGAGGCACACAAAGTTGCAGATTACCGAGGTTTTGTGACGTACTCAGGGAAAGTGGATGGAATAGGAATCTCGGCTTGTTCAACTGGAATCGGATGTCCGTCTGCAGCCATCGTGGTTGAGGAACTAACCAAAATAGGCGCCGAGACTTTGATTAGAGTTGGCACCACAGGCTCTCTTCAGCAAAACATAAACATGGGAGACATTGTCATCGCAACCGCGGCTGTACGCGCTGATGGTGCCAGCAAAGCGTTTATGCCGGTTGAGTACCCGGCGGTGGCGAGTTTTGATGTAACTTCAGCTTTGATTCAGGCAGCTGGGAAATTCAGGAGAAAGGTTCATGCGGGCATTGTCTTGAGTTCAGATGCTTTCTACTGTGACGACTCGGAAGCTACAAAGCAGTTTGTTGTTGGAAACGTGTTGTCGGTTGAGATGGAGTCCTCAGTTATTTTCACACTGACAGGGATGAAGCGACTGAAGTCTGGGTCCATTCTGGCAGTGGACTGCAACATCTCAAAAGGGATTAAGAAAGGCGAGTTTGAGCCCGGGCAAAAGTGCGGAGAACATGATGATCGGGTTCAGAAAGCCATTGAAGACGAAATCAAAATCACCATTGAAGCTGTAAAACTGCTTGACCGTCATCCTTTAACGTAA
- a CDS encoding ABC transporter permease, with product MVELIDLINVGLFAATLRMATPIAYGALGGIFSERAGVVNIGLEGMMLTGAFTGVAVSHFLGSPWLGVLAAILAGGLLGLLHGVITVKFAGDQIVSGTGINIFALGFTAYMSQIIWGSRGASDSVQGLPVISIPLLKDVPVIGAILGVHTPLVYLLLIITVVSYIVLFKTPLGLRIRAVGERPDAADTAGINVYKTKYLCLIISGMLAGLGGAFLSLGHLSLFAWGMTGGRGFIALAAMIFGKWMPFGAFGASVMFGFADALQMRLQALGLLPPQIILTIPYILTVAVLAGIVGKAVPPSNYKPYVKG from the coding sequence ATGGTTGAGCTCATAGACCTAATCAACGTGGGATTGTTTGCCGCAACACTCAGAATGGCAACTCCCATAGCCTACGGAGCACTCGGCGGCATATTCTCCGAAAGAGCAGGCGTCGTCAACATAGGATTAGAAGGCATGATGCTAACAGGAGCCTTCACAGGCGTCGCCGTAAGCCACTTCTTAGGTAGCCCTTGGCTCGGAGTCCTCGCAGCCATACTAGCCGGCGGCCTACTAGGGCTTCTTCATGGAGTTATAACCGTGAAATTCGCAGGCGACCAGATCGTGAGTGGCACGGGAATAAACATCTTTGCGTTGGGATTCACCGCTTACATGAGTCAGATCATATGGGGCTCAAGAGGCGCATCAGATAGCGTGCAAGGGCTACCAGTGATATCTATTCCGCTTTTGAAAGACGTGCCTGTCATCGGAGCCATACTCGGAGTCCACACGCCCCTAGTCTACTTATTGCTCATCATAACCGTTGTCTCCTACATTGTCTTGTTCAAAACTCCATTAGGGTTGAGGATAAGAGCGGTTGGAGAGCGCCCTGACGCCGCAGACACAGCTGGAATAAACGTCTACAAAACAAAATACCTTTGCCTCATAATAAGCGGAATGTTGGCTGGACTAGGCGGAGCATTTCTGTCATTAGGTCACCTGAGTCTTTTTGCGTGGGGAATGACTGGCGGACGAGGCTTCATAGCGTTGGCAGCCATGATCTTCGGAAAGTGGATGCCTTTCGGCGCTTTTGGAGCCAGTGTCATGTTCGGTTTTGCAGACGCGTTACAGATGAGGCTTCAGGCTCTGGGCTTGCTTCCACCACAAATCATCCTGACCATACCATACATACTTACCGTAGCTGTCCTAGCTGGCATAGTTGGGAAAGCAGTTCCACCGAGCAACTACAAACCTTACGTTAAAGGATGA
- a CDS encoding ABC transporter permease: MASLTDRKNKLNLQARRLFQRLLTELRANVPKLLPQMIAILLAFVVGAITLLLTGYNPLEAYAAMLVGAFGDTFGIGQTFTQATPIIFTALAFLFAYKCGLFNIGAEGQFLVGAFFAALIGISFNGLPFFIHIPLALIAGALGGAMWGFVPAVLKARLGAHEVITTMMLSYVALYITGYMVNYPFKAPGWVAQTILISPSAELPRILPPTQLSLSIVLAVLLAGATHYTLCRTTIGYEVRAIGLNPSAAESGGIRIKKGIILALIVSGAMAGLGGAGEVLGVHKRFIEGFSPGYGWDGLAVALVGGLNPAGIVLASVLFGALRSGGMTMTRTMHVPLDIVSILQALVILFVAAPMLIKYLLKRGGVKWLSS; the protein is encoded by the coding sequence GTGGCAAGCCTGACTGATCGGAAGAACAAGCTGAATCTGCAGGCGAGAAGACTATTTCAGAGACTACTGACTGAGTTGAGGGCGAATGTGCCCAAGCTACTGCCCCAGATGATTGCTATCCTATTGGCGTTTGTGGTTGGGGCGATCACTCTGCTGTTGACAGGGTACAATCCTCTCGAAGCATATGCAGCAATGTTAGTAGGCGCATTCGGCGACACCTTCGGAATCGGACAAACGTTCACACAGGCGACGCCAATTATCTTCACTGCGCTGGCATTCCTCTTTGCGTATAAATGCGGCCTCTTTAACATAGGAGCTGAAGGCCAATTTCTAGTTGGAGCCTTTTTCGCAGCACTAATCGGTATATCCTTCAACGGACTGCCTTTCTTCATTCACATACCCTTAGCATTGATTGCAGGAGCACTAGGCGGTGCAATGTGGGGCTTCGTCCCAGCCGTCCTGAAAGCAAGGCTTGGAGCACACGAGGTTATCACAACAATGATGCTAAGCTACGTGGCCTTGTACATAACTGGTTACATGGTTAACTACCCGTTCAAAGCGCCCGGGTGGGTGGCTCAAACCATACTAATTTCACCATCTGCTGAGCTCCCGCGAATTCTTCCGCCAACTCAGCTTTCTCTCTCAATTGTCTTAGCTGTGCTGTTGGCTGGGGCAACACATTACACGCTTTGCCGGACCACAATTGGCTATGAAGTGAGGGCAATAGGGCTAAACCCGAGCGCCGCCGAAAGCGGCGGCATTCGGATAAAGAAAGGCATCATTCTGGCATTGATCGTAAGCGGGGCAATGGCTGGACTTGGCGGGGCAGGCGAAGTGCTGGGCGTTCACAAACGATTCATAGAAGGCTTCTCTCCCGGCTACGGCTGGGACGGGTTAGCTGTGGCTCTAGTCGGCGGCCTTAACCCAGCTGGCATCGTACTCGCATCAGTGCTGTTTGGAGCATTAAGAAGCGGCGGCATGACAATGACCCGAACAATGCATGTTCCTCTTGACATTGTATCCATTCTTCAAGCGTTAGTCATCCTATTCGTAGCCGCGCCAATGCTGATAAAATACCTTCTGAAAAGAGGCGGAGTAAAATGGTTGAGCTCATAG